The following proteins come from a genomic window of Pseudomonas cichorii:
- the rpsJ gene encoding 30S ribosomal protein S10, which produces MQNQQIRIRLKAFDHRLIDQSTQEIVETAKRTGAQVRGPIPLPTRKERFTVLVSPHVNKDARDQYEIRTHKRVLDIVQPTDKTVDALMKLDLAAGVEVQISLG; this is translated from the coding sequence ATGCAAAATCAGCAAATCCGTATCAGGTTGAAGGCTTTTGACCATCGCCTGATCGACCAATCAACCCAGGAAATCGTGGAAACCGCGAAACGTACTGGTGCTCAGGTGCGTGGTCCAATTCCACTGCCGACCCGTAAAGAGCGGTTCACCGTTCTGGTTTCTCCGCACGTCAACAAAGACGCGCGCGACCAGTACGAGATCCGCACTCATAAGCGCGTTCTGGACATCGTCCAGCCAACGGATAAAACCGTTGACGCTCTTATGAAGCTTGATCTTGCGGCCGGTGTGGAAGTGCAGATCAGCCTCGGCTAA
- the rplC gene encoding 50S ribosomal protein L3, whose translation MTIGVVGRKCGMTRIFTEEGVSIPVTVIEIEPNRVTQFKTEETDGYRAVQVTVGERRASRVTAAQAGHFAKANVAAGRTVLEFRLEEGEYKAGDLINAEIFAAGQLVDVTGQSKGKGFQGTIKRWNFRGQDNTHGNSVSHRVPGSIGQCQTPGRVFKGKKMSGHMGAERVTVQSLEVVRVDAERNLLLVKGAVPGATGGNLVVRPAAKARG comes from the coding sequence ATGACTATTGGTGTAGTCGGTCGTAAATGCGGTATGACCCGTATTTTCACCGAAGAAGGTGTCTCCATTCCGGTCACGGTCATTGAGATCGAGCCGAATCGCGTCACTCAGTTCAAAACCGAAGAAACCGATGGCTATCGTGCAGTGCAAGTCACTGTCGGCGAGCGTCGTGCTTCGCGTGTTACAGCTGCCCAAGCTGGCCACTTCGCCAAGGCGAACGTAGCTGCTGGTCGCACTGTTCTTGAATTCCGTCTTGAAGAAGGCGAATACAAGGCTGGCGATCTGATCAACGCTGAAATCTTCGCTGCTGGTCAACTGGTTGATGTAACCGGTCAGTCCAAAGGTAAAGGCTTCCAGGGTACGATCAAGCGCTGGAATTTCCGTGGTCAGGATAACACCCACGGTAACTCCGTATCCCACCGCGTCCCAGGCTCTATCGGCCAGTGCCAGACTCCTGGTCGTGTATTCAAGGGCAAAAAAATGTCCGGTCATATGGGCGCTGAGCGCGTGACCGTGCAGTCCCTCGAAGTAGTGCGCGTGGACGCTGAACGCAATCTGTTGTTGGTCAAGGGCGCTGTTCCTGGCGCTACTGGCGGCAATCTGGTTGTACGTCCAGCAGCCAAGGCTCGCGGTTAA